The genomic region CCGGTTATTCGAACCGCAATCAAACAAGCGATGAAGATCATGGGTCATCAGTTTGTCATGGGGCGCACCATTCAAGAGGCCCTGGAACGCTCGGGCAAAAAAGAGAACCGGGCATATCGTTATTCGTTTGACATGCTGGGAGAGGCTGCACTAACTGCGAGTGACGCCAAACGTTATCTTGAGGCCTATGTTGGTGCTATAGAAATTATCGGTGCGCACACACAGGACGACAACAGCGATCCGGATCACATATTTTCTATCGACAGTATTTCGGTCAAGTTATCGGCCTTGCATCCACGTTATGAGTTTGCGAGTCGCGCACGCAACCTGCAAGAGCTGGTACCAAACGTTCTAATGTTGGCAGAAAAAGCCAAAGCCGCTGGAATCGCCCTGACTATCGACGCGGAAGAGGCTGATCGGCTGGAACTTTCGCTTGAAGTTATCGAACGGGTGTATCGTTCTCCCAAATTGCAGGGCTGGCAAGGATTTGGTTTGGCCGTGCAGGGTTATCAAAAACGTGCCTTGCGCCAATTGGAATGGTTACAGCAACTGGTGCAAGAAGTCGGTCGTAAAATGCCTGTGCGTCTGGTCAAAGGGGCTTACTGGGATACCGAGATCAAGCGCGCCCAGGAAGAGGGATTGCCCGATTTTCCCGTGTACACACGCAAAGCCTCAACCGATGTTGCCTATCTTGCATGTGCCCGGTTTTTATTAAATGCCAGAGACCAGTTTTATCCGCAATTCGCCACGCACAATGCACATACTTTGGCATCTGTAATCGAGATGTCGGGTGGTGATAAACGCTTCGAGTTCCAACGCTTGCATGGCATGGGCGATGAGTTGTATGCCGAAGTCATTGATAAAGACAAACTGGATTTTCCATGCCGTGTGTATGCCCCGGTTGGTTCGCATGAAGATCTGTTGCCCTACCTGGTCAGGCGTTTATTGGAAAATGGTGCGAATACCTCGTTCGTGAACCGCATTATGGATGAGAATGTCTCA from Gammaproteobacteria bacterium harbors:
- the putA gene encoding bifunctional proline dehydrogenase/L-glutamate gamma-semialdehyde dehydrogenase PutA, which encodes MSSANSNPRSFVFSPDAPEFNSSMVQMSAYYHKKETEVVNEMMALAKLPDSARQRVQARARLLVDAVRKNQSKKSGIEAFLQQYDLSSEEGIILMCLAEALLRIPDSHTADKLIRDKLSEANWDQYLGTSDSWFVNASTWGLMLTGKVIKPDPKSFEDPGSLLGRMVSRTGEPVIRTAIKQAMKIMGHQFVMGRTIQEALERSGKKENRAYRYSFDMLGEAALTASDAKRYLEAYVGAIEIIGAHTQDDNSDPDHIFSIDSISVKLSALHPRYEFASRARNLQELVPNVLMLAEKAKAAGIALTIDAEEADRLELSLEVIERVYRSPKLQGWQGFGLAVQGYQKRALRQLEWLQQLVQEVGRKMPVRLVKGAYWDTEIKRAQEEGLPDFPVYTRKASTDVAYLACARFLLNARDQFYPQFATHNAHTLASVIEMSGGDKRFEFQRLHGMGDELYAEVIDKDKLDFPCRVYAPVGSHEDLLPYLVRRLLENGANTSFVNRIMDENVSIDDIIECPLAAIEEVAASPHPYIKLPLNLFKTNSQSGRDNSSGMCASDQVELQKLQSELLKLDQKEWTAGPVIDGKQ